The following proteins come from a genomic window of Dysidea avara chromosome 12, odDysAvar1.4, whole genome shotgun sequence:
- the LOC136241455 gene encoding uncharacterized protein — protein sequence MKLLTINIRCDEPGIQERLDELGKVVKSKRPEFIAIQDITVDVGRKVQAAPWAQRYHFLMPPARYDTRNKPSVALLSAYPSQESKSLQYEGAKPTEVLLRSYYVMFDKSRQPHVVTIVTTHMENEPEDTMIREKQLNEAMGMLDDHEDVWLLGDFNIMRDIDGPLSLGGEWKDGWLESGSSCEDGDTFVPSKNPLIKNKGLPSARPDRIFYKSRRYCFESMELVGSDPVISSHFGVLLTLYQQEGNLADAMATPGVICAFNRPT from the coding sequence ATGAAGCTGCTAACGATTAACATTCGCTGTGATGAACCAGGAATACAGGAAAGACTTGACGAGTTAGGAAAAGTGGTGAAATCAAAACGTCCCGAGTTCATAGCCATACAGGATATCACGGTGGATGTAGGCCGCAAGGTACAAGCCGCTCCGTGGGCTCAGCGATACCACTTCCTAATGCCACCTGCACGATACGACACAAGAAACAAGCCCAGTGTTGCGTTGTTGTCTGCCTACCCTAGCCAGGAGTCCAAGTCGCTACAATATGAAGGCGCCAAACCGACTGAAGTATTGTTACGCAGCTACTACGTGATGTTTGACAAGAGCAGACAGCCCCACGTAGTCACTATTGTAACGACACACATGGAGAATGAGCCAGAAGACACTATGATTAGAGAAAAACAGCTGAACGAAGCAATGGGAATGTTGGACGACCATGAAGATGTTTGGTTACTAGGAGACTTTAACATTATGAGGGACATAGACGGACCATTGAGTCTAGGTGGCGAGTGGAAGGATGGCTGGTTGGAGTCAGGGAGCAGTTGTGAAGATGGGGATACGTTTGTACCTTCAAAGAACCCCCTCATCAAGAATAAGGGCTTGCCTTCTGCACGACCTGACAGAATCTTCTACAAGAGCAGACGCTACTGTTTTGAATCAATGGAGTTAGTAGGCTCAGACCCTGTGATTAGTAGCCACTTTGGAGTGCTACTGACATTGTACCAACAAGAAGGCAACTTGGCAGATGCTATGGCTACACCTGGTGTGATCTGTGCCTTCAACAGACCAACATGA
- the LOC136241453 gene encoding intraflagellar transport protein 57 homolog: MDEEDNTRVEAASNPQLVHLVFLKMEDLMDGLKLLNYEREFCKQFKFKPFPRHYFAISTNPGEQFYAFTNLAAWLITVCGHGMEQPQEYDDPNATISTILEESKKLGIPTSFPPAKLKPGCGEQVCSLLNNLVERALDSSHFKWKRPMHKEEKFEEEILEEDEAEVNLSKLDEEVLEDEVEADFEEGDAFLDLSEVKEFGIKEGSSVGKLDDMLESTFDITEWRMEVERVLPALKIFTRPDNKDWRSHYDQMHQYSSGIDNSLSQTKLHLDKLYQEISKTLEKISSREKYINSQLEHQITEYRLTQNKLAAAKERYQQGSSSVNDLSRELAQLTEELETVKAQMDERGTSMTDSGPLVRIKQAMTKLKNECTQMELRIGVVEHTLLMATLKHKDNMQMEMNNIVPSNY; encoded by the exons ATGGATGAAGAAGATAACACGCGCGTTGAGGCGGCCAGTAATCCTCAACTAGTCCACCTCGTCTTCTTAAAGATGGAGGATTTGATGGATGGGCTGAAATTGTTGAACTACGAGAGAGAATTCTGCAAGCAGTTCAAGTTTAAGCCATTCCCCAG ACACTACTTCGCCATTTCCACAAATCCTGGAGAGCAGTTTTATGCCTTCACCAATCTCGCAGCGTGGTTGATAACTGTGTGTGGACATGGTATGGAGCAACCCCAGGAG TATGATGACCCCAACGCCACAATATCCACCATCTTGGAAGAATCAAAGAAACTG GGTATTCCTACCAGTTTTCCTCCTGCGAAGCTCAAGCCAGGATGTGGTGAACAG GTGTGTAGTCTACTCAACAACCTTGTGGAGCGAGCGCTGGATAGCAGTCACTTCAAGTGGAAACG GCCCATGCACAAGGAAGAGAAGTTTGAAGAAGAAATATTGGAAGAAGATGAAGCAGAAGTAAACCTGTCAAAACTTGACGAAGAAGTCCTTGAA GATGAAGTTGAAGCTGATTTTGAAGAGGGTGATGCATTTCTTGACCTCTCTGAGGTGAAGGAGTTTGGAATCAAAGAG GGGTCATCTGTCGGAAAGCTGGATGACATGTTGGAATCAACATTTGACATCACAGAATGGAGAATGGAAGTTGAGAGAGTACTACCAGCACTTAAAATATTCACCAGACCAGACAataag GACTGGAGGTCACATTATGATCAAATGCACCAGTATAGCTCCGGTATTGATAACAGTTTGTCACAAACTAAG CTTCACCTCGACAAACTGTACCAAGAGATTTCTAAAACTCTGGAGAAGATTTCTTCAAGAGAGAAATACATCAACAGTCAG CTGGAACACCAGATCACAGAATATCGACTCACTCAGAACAAGTTAGCAGCTGCCAAAGAACGTTATCAACAAGGTAGCAGCAGTGTCAACGACTTGTCAAGAGAACTAGCACAA TTAACAGAAGAACTGGAGACTGTGAAGGCACAAATGGATGAGCGGGGGACCAGTATGACTGACTCAG GGCCTCTGGTCAGAATAAAACAAGCTATGACCAAATTGAAGAATGAGTGTACTCAAATGGAGCTGAGAATAGGAGTG GTTGAACATACGCTACTCATGGCTACATTAAAACACAAAGACAATATGCAAATGGAAATGAACAATATAGTACCTAGTAATTATTAA